The genomic DNA aagtgaatttgaactaCAGACTGAAGTATCCAATAAATTAGAATTTAGATCTCCTCCAaaacaaactatatcaaatTTAGGCAAAACCTCCAGCATCTCCACACATTGGGTCATGTTAAAGCCGGGTGGCCTATACAAGGAACTAAGGCACAATTTCTTTTCCCCGAACTTTATTTACATAGAGTTTGGAATTGTAATATGAATTATCGGCAGGATCGCCAAAAAACCCTAGATCTCGAAAACTACACAAGGTACTTAACTACCTTCTCGATAATCTCATTGGATTCATAAGGGCGAGAATATGCAAGAATcgtttatgaaaaaagaaggcATGGTTTAGAACTTTTCATTTTTGGAGTGCCTCCAATAATAgaaatttttcaccaaattttttttttcgaaattgaaatAACTAAACTAGCTGCTCTCTCGTCACATAGATATTAACTGCCTCAAAGGAAGCAAATTTCAACTTTCTGcatggtctgattgggttcagaATGACGAGGATATACAAGAACCATTGGATCTATTAAGAAAAATGCATTAGTTTTTCCACAATTGTcttccaaagtttggaatttttctcatttttagggTGCCTCCAGGCATAGGATATTTTCACCAAATCTTTTTTCAAGATTGAACTAACTACAAACACCTATATAAATGATTTGTGTTGGGTTGCAAGTTGgagattttattttctgttcCAGAGTAATATTAAACACGTTTATCATCAATATTATTCCAACCAAAAAATGCAAACAACACCTAAAAAAAACAACCACCTATGGCATTACGTTTAATCATCATCTATCTGTAAATCATAACTGAATCACAGAAAATTGACCACAAACCGAGGTTTAATTCTGTTaacttataatttattattatttatgggaTTCTGATtgattaaaaactataaatatcaACAATTACTAGAATAAACCTGAATTAAACAGCTCTTATCTACCGCTACCAACCAACAAAGGAAATGATAAATTCAAACAACGAAACTTACAGTATCCACAGTGCCAGTAAGTCATTAAGATGTGTTTCACCGAAACATTCGCGAGAATCTTCATGTTCGCGGCGAATTTCGCCTTTTTACTAGTCGGCATAATTTTACTTGCCCTGGGAATATTCGTCAAACTAGACCTCACCAAGATCGTCGAGTCCATACCAGAACAGTACCAAGGACTTCAATACGTACCCATCTTAGCAATCATCGTGGGCGTCATAATCTTCGTGATTTCGTTCCTGGGATGCTGTGGTACCTTAAAAAGCAATACCTGCATGTTGCAAAGTTACGCAGGTATTTTGATCCTGATCTTCGTGGTTCAAGTGGCCATAGGGAGTTACGGtctggtaaaaattaaaaataccgaCGACTTGAGGAACCAAGTGGATAAGAGTATTAATAAGCTCTTCGATCATTACAGTGGAAACAGCGGGCCAGTGAATTTCATTCAGAGTAAACTGAAGTGTTGCGGCACGTTTTCTCCTGCTTACTGGACCAGTAAAGGTCAATCGATTCCAGCCAGTTGCTATGAAGATTCTGTGCTGTTTTCTAAAGGATGCTGTGAATCagtgtttaatttacttaaaggTTCTGTTAAATCCATAGCGATTACTGCCATAGTGATTTCTGTCACTGAGGTCTTGGGTGCCATATTGGCTGTAGCACTTGCGAATTGTATTAATTTGTCAGGGGGTCACATTTAATAGTATTTAGGTGTAAGAACTTTATATgctagtttatatttttctattcaaaattttgcttattgtgTTACAGTTGCGCATTGTTAATgatcattattaataaattttaaataaactgttaacgatttttaatttataatatactgATCTGAAAACATGAAATCCAACAGTTGCATCCTGAGATCTTCCTAGTTTCTTGCGCAGTGATCCTCCTTTATTTTAACTTCAGAGGTATCTCTTCTCTCCTCATATAATGGGAGatatatatgccatcctgccatCCATTCCTGGTCTTCTGGTCTCTAACTTGATTTTCAATTCCAGTCGATTAATAAGAAgtcaaataacttaaaaaagacaGGGAGAGGGAGCTATTGGTCTATTGGTGTGATGAACTTCGACACCCAGGTGTTTATGTTGTTTTCTAAAGGATGTTGTGAATTAGTGTTTAATCTATTATATGTTGTCACTtgcgggtttttttttttaataaaaaaattctatcgTGTCTCAAGTTGAAACTATGGTGTCAACATtcattttttgtgatttcttaGAAAGTAAGTAGATCTTATTATTCTCGAACAGTTTCCAACTTTAGTTAACCTACTTGAAaacgttaaaaattatttttttttgattgagtggccaccaaggtcaccggatataacccctttggattttttgttatGGTGCTATTTCAAGtccaaaaatttatgtaaatagaccaaataatgCTGATAATTTAAAGCACAAAATTCGACAAGAAATTAGTGCAATTGGGAGTTATTTATCGACctcaaaaatgcattgaagtaaaCAACAATATGAACatcagttgcaataaatattgtataaatttttactttttaatgtcgtatgtttcattagtctgttacgtcaaatttgacaaaccgCTGATTCAGAATTTa from Anthonomus grandis grandis chromosome 7, icAntGran1.3, whole genome shotgun sequence includes the following:
- the LOC126738897 gene encoding 23 kDa integral membrane protein-like, translating into MCFTETFARIFMFAANFAFLLVGIILLALGIFVKLDLTKIVESIPEQYQGLQYVPILAIIVGVIIFVISFLGCCGTLKSNTCMLQSYAGILILIFVVQVAIGSYGLVKIKNTDDLRNQVDKSINKLFDHYSGNSGPVNFIQSKLKCCGTFSPAYWTSKGQSIPASCYEDSVLFSKGCCESVFNLLKGSVKSIAITAIVISVTEVLGAILAVALANCINLSGGHI